In Anabaena sphaerica FACHB-251, a single window of DNA contains:
- a CDS encoding 3'-5' exonuclease encodes MNHYFLIIDLEATCCNQRSIPRHEMEIIEIGAVMLNRQTWEIDAEFQQFIKPVTNPLLTDFCTNLTSISQAQVDVAPHFAEAMSKLTVWMNSYPHYIFCSWGNYDKTQFLQDCKFHHVPYPFGAEHRNIKEEFSEYLGVSHKFGMSQALQHLGMELKGIHHRGIDDARNIAAIYRYMQTTKRS; translated from the coding sequence ATGAATCACTACTTTTTGATCATCGATCTTGAAGCTACCTGTTGTAATCAACGTAGTATTCCCCGTCATGAAATGGAAATTATCGAAATTGGTGCAGTGATGCTAAATCGCCAAACCTGGGAAATTGATGCTGAGTTTCAGCAATTTATTAAACCCGTAACAAATCCTCTCCTGACAGATTTTTGTACAAATTTAACGAGTATTTCCCAAGCACAAGTTGACGTAGCACCGCATTTTGCAGAAGCGATGTCAAAATTAACAGTCTGGATGAATTCATATCCTCATTATATATTTTGTTCTTGGGGTAATTACGATAAAACGCAATTTTTACAAGATTGCAAATTTCATCATGTCCCCTATCCTTTTGGTGCAGAACACAGAAATATTAAAGAAGAATTTTCAGAATATTTGGGTGTATCTCATAAATTTGGTATGTCACAGGCACTACAACATTTGGGAATGGAATTAAAAGGCATACATCACAGAGGAATTGATGATGCCCGGAATATTGCCGCAATTTACCGTTATATGCAAACTACAAAAAGAAGTTAA
- the petN gene encoding cytochrome b6-f complex subunit PetN, translated as MILTLGWVSLLVVFTWSISMVVWGRNGL; from the coding sequence ATGATTTTGACACTGGGTTGGGTATCACTTTTGGTTGTGTTCACTTGGTCGATTTCTATGGTAGTTTGGGGACGCAACGGACTATAG
- a CDS encoding glycosyltransferase family 39 protein, whose translation MSQSKRVIPGEVISLSIILLVAALLRILFLGTIPNGFFCDEASNGYDSYSILQTLRDQHGNFLPLFARALDDYRPSMYIYLTVPFIKIFGLNEFATRLPAAVIGTLTVLALYYLAKEIFNNKVALICAFLLAISPWHIQFSRIAFEAILIPLLFTLGILFFVKSFKQSNYIILSFLFFALSLHTYQAARVFVPLFLLGIVVIYRKHLWKIRKQTLIAGILFLLIFIPLFSFWISPEGMARAKGTGVETNPLIIFQYYLSYFNPKFLFFKGDPIDRHSPAGIGELYYFEVITVLVGLFYIVKENRPEKFILLFWLFLYPIPAALTTQEHALRAIVGVTIFAILSGYGVSKLIDLLDSKRKILLVTSILILVASLGILGKRYFLDYPKYTTREWEYGMREAITYADKSNYDCIVVSNQIYLKKCGSIHVFIPFYTQYPPQEYQQSPIDPVRRKQLFLGEGNYTIGKYNILSIPEQKQLNKKCLFILQSDEVKATTARGYQWKEVHTVKDIRGIEYIKLLEVKNGSI comes from the coding sequence ATGTCACAATCAAAGCGAGTGATTCCGGGAGAGGTTATATCCCTCTCAATCATTTTATTAGTTGCTGCCTTACTAAGAATCCTATTTTTAGGCACGATTCCAAATGGTTTCTTTTGTGATGAAGCTTCTAATGGATATGATTCTTATTCAATTCTTCAAACATTACGCGATCAACATGGTAATTTTTTACCTTTGTTTGCCAGAGCGTTAGATGATTATCGCCCTTCCATGTATATATATTTAACAGTTCCTTTTATAAAAATTTTTGGGCTTAATGAGTTTGCTACCCGATTACCTGCTGCTGTTATAGGAACATTAACTGTTTTAGCTTTATATTATCTAGCCAAAGAAATTTTTAATAATAAAGTTGCTTTAATTTGTGCTTTTTTATTAGCAATAAGTCCTTGGCATATACAGTTTAGTCGAATAGCTTTTGAGGCGATTCTTATTCCTTTACTTTTTACTTTAGGAATTTTGTTTTTTGTCAAAAGCTTTAAACAATCAAACTACATAATTCTAAGTTTTTTATTCTTTGCGTTAAGTCTTCATACTTATCAAGCAGCCAGGGTTTTTGTTCCTTTGTTCTTACTGGGAATAGTAGTAATATACAGAAAACATTTGTGGAAAATTAGAAAGCAAACACTAATTGCTGGTATATTATTTTTATTGATTTTTATCCCACTTTTTAGCTTTTGGATATCACCTGAAGGAATGGCAAGGGCTAAAGGAACAGGAGTAGAAACTAATCCATTGATTATTTTTCAATACTACTTATCTTACTTCAATCCGAAATTTCTTTTCTTCAAGGGAGATCCAATTGATCGCCATAGTCCGGCTGGAATTGGTGAACTTTACTATTTTGAAGTAATTACAGTTCTAGTTGGCTTATTTTACATAGTAAAAGAAAACAGACCTGAAAAATTTATCCTCCTATTTTGGCTATTTTTGTATCCTATACCCGCTGCCCTGACAACACAAGAACACGCGCTGCGGGCAATAGTAGGTGTCACTATATTTGCTATCCTTTCTGGTTATGGTGTTTCCAAATTAATCGATTTATTAGATTCAAAACGCAAAATATTGTTAGTGACTAGTATATTGATTCTAGTAGCCAGTTTAGGTATTTTGGGAAAACGATATTTTTTAGATTATCCAAAGTATACTACCCGTGAATGGGAATATGGCATGAGAGAAGCTATCACTTATGCAGACAAAAGTAATTATGATTGTATCGTTGTCAGCAATCAAATTTACCTGAAAAAATGTGGTTCAATTCACGTATTTATTCCTTTTTATACTCAATATCCTCCTCAAGAATATCAACAGTCACCGATTGATCCTGTAAGGAGAAAACAACTTTTTCTAGGAGAAGGCAATTACACAATTGGTAAGTATAATATCCTTTCCATACCTGAACAGAAACAGCTAAATAAAAAATGCTTGTTTATCCTTCAATCAGACGAAGTAAAAGCAACAACAGCACGAGGTTATCAATGGAAAGAAGTTCATACGGTTAAAGATATTCGTGGTATCGAATATATTAAGCTCCTTGAAGTTAAGAATGGAAGCATTTAA
- a CDS encoding GAF domain-containing protein, with amino-acid sequence MKLIPSTSQTQYQPDMVFSLDQSEKQKALSRVIAHIRESLDIDTIFKITVTEVRQLLNIDRVGVFRFDPETEWEGEFIYEDVGTESISILETKRYDHCCSEEFAKFHQEGRINVGWDTYHEIDSDCQVQMLEKFQVRANIAVPLRKCKDLWGFLSIHQCSKPRQWEASEIEFVQLIAEHLGVALQQADYIEKMKLQSAQLAQAKAREKAAEWQKTIARTIEKIRQSLDLESIFRTTTEELRQLLNSDRVAIYRFNPDWSGEFVFESVTQGWVTLMQEQLQRPELANNISDCNLKELVEPTTDTYLQDTGGGRFAKGEIYRICNDIYNAGFNDCYIKVLESYQARAYVIVAILYNHKIWGLLAVYQNTGTRDWQEDEVYLLTQVSSQLGVALQQAEYLQQMQKQAAEISKAAERQRALVNTVDKIRQSLDIDTIFKTTTQEVRGLLEVERVAIYRFYPDWSGEFVADSIIDGWTPVVKPKPVTERLLLQGTNAGKYARNEVFVPISQGDKLWGLLVAYQNSQPRYWQDEEINLLAQVGVQLGVALQQAESLQQVQIQAEKLAKAAERERKAAEREKALAATVEKIRQSLDINTIFATSTQEVLRLLEVDRVTIYRFQPDWSGEFVAESLAYGWKPVQELTPVIADDYLQATQGGDYANGKVIVVNDTLTTNTSIPHLALITPTETRAYMIVPIFQGEKLWGLLAAYQHTQPRNWQEDEIDLLVQIGSQLGVGIQQAELLERTQLQKEEITQTLKELQATQSQLIQSEKMAGLGQLVAGVAHEINNPISFIYGNIPYVTNHTEDLLNLVRLYQKNYPQATEEIQQQAASLDLDFIADDLPKILNSMRSGANRIRELVISLRTFARLDEADKKPIDLHEGIDSTLLILQNRLQPQTQINFPAIEVVKEYGNLPPVFCYAAQMNQVFMNIINNAIWALETSLAYGKLTDIPKIWIRTKVTDKNSILIRIADNGCGIPEGMESRIFEPFFTTKEPGQGTGLGLSVCYQIIVGKHGGKINCVSEPGQGCEFWIEIPSKL; translated from the coding sequence ATGAAACTGATACCATCGACTTCCCAAACACAATATCAACCAGATATGGTATTTTCCCTGGATCAAAGTGAGAAACAAAAAGCTTTATCTAGAGTGATTGCTCATATTCGTGAATCTCTAGATATAGATACCATCTTCAAAATTACAGTTACAGAAGTGCGTCAATTACTGAATATTGACAGGGTTGGTGTATTTCGTTTTGATCCAGAGACGGAATGGGAAGGGGAATTTATCTATGAGGATGTAGGAACAGAATCGATCTCCATATTAGAAACTAAACGGTATGATCACTGCTGTAGTGAGGAGTTTGCCAAATTCCATCAAGAAGGAAGAATTAATGTAGGATGGGATACCTATCACGAAATAGACAGTGATTGCCAGGTTCAGATGTTGGAAAAGTTTCAAGTACGTGCCAACATAGCTGTACCTCTGAGAAAATGCAAAGATTTATGGGGATTTTTGTCTATTCATCAGTGTAGTAAACCCCGGCAATGGGAAGCATCAGAAATTGAATTTGTGCAATTGATAGCCGAACATCTGGGAGTTGCTTTACAACAAGCAGATTATATAGAAAAAATGAAACTACAATCTGCCCAACTAGCACAAGCAAAAGCCAGAGAAAAAGCCGCAGAATGGCAAAAAACCATAGCGAGAACTATTGAGAAAATCCGTCAGTCCTTAGATTTAGAAAGCATTTTTCGCACTACTACTGAAGAACTCAGACAATTACTCAATAGCGATCGCGTCGCTATTTATCGCTTCAATCCTGACTGGAGTGGTGAATTTGTATTTGAATCTGTAACCCAGGGTTGGGTTACACTCATGCAAGAACAGCTACAACGACCAGAATTAGCTAATAACATCAGCGACTGTAACTTAAAAGAATTAGTTGAACCCACAACAGATACCTACCTACAAGATACAGGCGGTGGTAGGTTTGCCAAAGGTGAAATCTACCGGATTTGTAATGATATTTATAATGCTGGCTTTAACGACTGTTATATCAAAGTTTTAGAAAGCTATCAAGCTAGAGCTTATGTAATAGTTGCGATTCTTTATAACCACAAAATTTGGGGTTTGTTAGCAGTTTACCAAAATACAGGAACTCGCGATTGGCAAGAAGATGAAGTTTACTTACTCACCCAAGTTAGTTCTCAATTGGGTGTAGCTTTACAACAAGCCGAATACTTACAACAGATGCAGAAACAAGCCGCAGAAATTAGCAAAGCTGCGGAACGACAAAGAGCATTAGTCAACACCGTTGATAAAATTCGTCAGTCTCTGGATATTGACACCATCTTTAAAACCACAACTCAAGAAGTTCGCGGACTATTAGAAGTGGAAAGAGTCGCAATTTATCGCTTCTATCCTGACTGGAGTGGTGAATTTGTAGCTGATTCAATTATAGATGGTTGGACACCAGTAGTTAAACCTAAACCTGTTACAGAACGCTTACTTTTACAAGGAACCAATGCTGGGAAGTATGCCCGTAATGAAGTATTTGTTCCCATTTCCCAAGGTGACAAACTGTGGGGATTGTTAGTAGCTTATCAAAACTCCCAACCCCGTTATTGGCAAGATGAAGAAATCAACTTGTTAGCACAAGTAGGTGTGCAATTGGGTGTGGCATTACAGCAAGCTGAATCCTTACAACAGGTGCAAATTCAAGCCGAAAAATTGGCCAAAGCAGCCGAACGAGAACGGAAAGCAGCGGAAAGGGAAAAAGCTTTAGCTGCAACTGTAGAGAAAATTCGCCAATCTCTTGATATAAATACTATTTTTGCTACCAGCACTCAAGAAGTTTTGCGGTTATTGGAAGTTGATCGAGTCACAATTTATCGCTTTCAACCAGATTGGAGTGGGGAATTTGTAGCCGAATCCTTAGCTTATGGTTGGAAACCTGTTCAGGAACTTACACCTGTGATTGCAGATGATTATTTACAAGCAACCCAAGGGGGAGATTATGCCAACGGAAAAGTTATTGTTGTTAACGATACATTGACTACAAATACTTCCATTCCCCATCTGGCCTTGATTACTCCTACAGAAACAAGGGCATATATGATTGTACCTATTTTTCAAGGTGAAAAACTTTGGGGATTATTGGCAGCGTATCAACATACTCAACCCCGTAATTGGCAAGAAGATGAGATAGATTTGTTAGTACAGATTGGCTCTCAATTGGGGGTAGGAATCCAGCAAGCAGAATTATTGGAACGAACCCAACTTCAAAAAGAAGAGATCACCCAAACTCTCAAGGAATTACAGGCAACTCAAAGCCAGTTAATTCAAAGTGAAAAAATGGCTGGTTTAGGACAGTTAGTTGCTGGGGTAGCTCATGAAATTAATAATCCAATTAGTTTTATTTACGGTAATATCCCTTACGTGACTAACCACACTGAAGATTTATTGAATTTAGTGCGCCTTTACCAGAAAAACTATCCTCAAGCAACAGAGGAAATTCAACAGCAAGCAGCATCTCTAGATTTAGATTTCATTGCTGATGATTTGCCAAAAATACTCAATTCCATGAGGAGTGGAGCTAACCGGATTCGGGAATTAGTTATTTCGTTACGAACTTTTGCTCGCCTTGATGAAGCTGACAAAAAACCTATTGATTTACATGAAGGCATTGATAGCACACTTTTAATTCTCCAAAATCGCCTTCAACCACAGACACAGATTAATTTCCCAGCTATTGAAGTTGTTAAGGAATATGGGAATTTACCCCCAGTATTCTGCTATGCAGCCCAAATGAATCAGGTGTTTATGAACATTATCAATAATGCTATTTGGGCGCTAGAAACATCATTAGCATATGGCAAATTAACTGACATTCCTAAAATCTGGATTCGTACAAAAGTTACAGACAAGAATTCTATTTTGATTCGCATTGCTGATAATGGTTGTGGTATTCCGGAAGGCATGGAATCGCGTATTTTTGAACCTTTCTTTACTACTAAAGAGCCAGGACAAGGTACTGGGTTAGGATTATCTGTTTGCTATCAAATAATTGTCGGCAAACATGGTGGTAAAATTAATTGTGTTTCTGAACCTGGTCAGGGTTGTGAGTTTTGGATTGAAATTCCCAGTAAACTTTAG
- a CDS encoding type II toxin-antitoxin system PemK/MazF family toxin, which produces MRRGEVYDARLEMTEGSEQGGTRPVIIVSRDVINLSSPVVLAVPCTTYQTGKRVYPTQVLILAPDGGLRKDSIAMADQVRVLSKTRFLRLRGVLSEVVMAHLAQALLIALDLPGEGDINS; this is translated from the coding sequence ATGAGAAGGGGTGAAGTGTATGATGCGCGTCTAGAAATGACTGAAGGTTCAGAACAAGGAGGAACTCGCCCCGTAATTATTGTCAGTCGTGACGTGATTAATCTATCTAGCCCAGTTGTTTTGGCAGTACCCTGTACGACTTATCAAACCGGGAAGCGGGTTTACCCCACTCAAGTTTTAATTTTAGCACCAGATGGCGGACTCAGGAAAGACTCGATCGCAATGGCAGATCAGGTGCGGGTGTTGTCAAAAACCCGCTTTTTGCGGTTACGAGGTGTACTTTCTGAAGTGGTAATGGCACATCTAGCACAAGCGTTGTTAATCGCTTTGGATCTACCAGGGGAAGGGGATATTAACAGTTAA
- a CDS encoding ribbon-helix-helix domain-containing protein, giving the protein MKVETIRTTLTIPKELLEATDKAVLEGKAKNRNDFMVQALKRELAAQKRAEIDAALAEMARDPDYQAEVLKIETEFATAQWEALQLGESPR; this is encoded by the coding sequence ATGAAAGTAGAAACTATTCGCACGACGTTAACGATCCCGAAAGAATTGTTGGAAGCGACTGATAAAGCAGTGCTAGAGGGAAAAGCCAAGAATCGGAATGATTTTATGGTGCAGGCTTTGAAGCGAGAATTAGCAGCACAAAAACGAGCCGAAATTGATGCCGCCTTGGCGGAAATGGCCAGAGATCCAGACTATCAGGCAGAAGTTTTAAAAATCGAGACAGAATTTGCTACGGCTCAATGGGAGGCGTTGCAGCTAGGGGAATCTCCAAGATGA
- a CDS encoding glycoside hydrolase family 15 protein, which translates to MKTPTTLPTRLDSYYQQIKTIILARQNPITGLLPASTAITAHGDYTDAWVRDNVYSILAVWGLALAYRKIDNDQGRAYELEYSVVKLMRGLLFAMMRQAHKVEKFKHTQSLLDGLHAKYNTATGDIVVGDDEWGHLQVDATSIYLLMLAQMTAAGVSIIFTLDEVNFVQNLVYYIGRAYRTPDFGIWERGNKINHGNAELNASSLGMAKAALEAMNGLNLFGVHGCQASVIHVLPDEIARARITLESLLPRESASKEVDAALLSIISYPAFAVEDVQLQQRTFNEIINKLAGKYGCKRFLRDGHQTVLEDSHRLHYEPWELKQFEHIECEWPLFFTYLVLDGIFRQDKEQVKKYQELLGALLVERDGLQLLPEVYYVPEENIEAEKLNPHSQTRLPNENIPLVWAQSLYFLGQMLSEELIAVGDIDPLGRHLRVGKNREAMVQIALLAEDEDLQAQLEVHGIESQTPNQVEPIQVRQAGELSQIYTQIGRNDKLGLTGRPVRRLRSLTTSRIYRIQEQTVAFLPAFLDSQQFYLTLDYHFLRDQIRGELAYIQKCWSDLGRPTLTFMITRTMLETGSEALLELMQELKDGVCGGVQVKLGRLNQLMLTAAIQRIDFIPDIELFCPPVKNARLRCYYLISHPEKNWRLGHTQEFQMECETNLDLLLSYLRPSENIYEQIELLQTLSRLKGLEFDTGYGEEGYRVTVGDLLDEVYTKAGYLGLWAVVRRAAALRQMVDIGLSDAVTSILVRGKQIAVGRAYSEASLMVVPMSHHEIAEKINNFCREDIRDRVLTQEIIIYLGVLIKSEPELFKGLLTLRVGYLILLITSELAQELGVTQDEAYDYLMQLSPYEVKMRLEKVLTSYSGVTGLLRQQESLHIKQKESDIAWVVQPTISEEIEVEPENWRRFRQSEGAINRVPKDFFKQVWLLMHHCKGLVIGDKLERRNRLEGELMISEMTAGERNFALKIEHLLNKIEAPEYRQVNVEALMELAAIAANNPKLQIEEYIVLDVLIGHAVRLAWLENHPERGDRYDEDKGLAWPHFYNTSPSDCASYILKALRFLTEFERDF; encoded by the coding sequence ATGAAAACACCTACAACACTGCCAACTCGCTTAGATTCTTACTACCAGCAAATCAAGACAATTATTCTAGCTCGTCAAAATCCCATTACTGGTTTGCTGCCTGCGAGTACAGCAATTACCGCTCATGGTGATTATACTGACGCTTGGGTAAGAGACAACGTTTATAGTATTTTGGCAGTTTGGGGTTTAGCACTGGCATACCGGAAAATAGACAATGATCAAGGGCGTGCCTACGAACTTGAATATAGTGTTGTTAAACTTATGCGTGGCTTGCTGTTTGCTATGATGCGACAGGCGCATAAAGTAGAAAAATTTAAACACACACAATCTTTACTTGATGGACTGCACGCTAAATACAACACAGCAACGGGCGATATTGTCGTTGGGGATGATGAATGGGGGCATTTACAAGTGGATGCCACATCTATATATTTGCTGATGTTGGCACAAATGACGGCAGCAGGGGTATCAATTATTTTTACCTTGGATGAGGTGAACTTTGTCCAAAATTTGGTTTATTACATTGGTAGGGCTTACCGCACCCCTGATTTTGGGATTTGGGAGAGAGGTAACAAAATTAATCATGGTAATGCAGAATTAAACGCCAGTTCTCTAGGTATGGCAAAAGCCGCACTAGAAGCAATGAACGGACTGAATCTATTTGGTGTACATGGTTGTCAAGCATCAGTAATTCATGTTTTACCAGATGAAATTGCTAGAGCGAGAATTACCCTAGAATCTTTATTACCAAGAGAGTCTGCTTCTAAAGAAGTTGATGCAGCATTATTGAGTATTATTAGTTATCCTGCCTTTGCAGTGGAAGATGTGCAGTTGCAGCAACGCACATTTAATGAAATTATCAATAAATTAGCAGGTAAATATGGCTGTAAACGCTTTCTCAGAGATGGACACCAAACTGTTTTAGAAGACTCACACCGTTTACATTACGAGCCTTGGGAACTAAAACAATTTGAGCATATTGAATGTGAATGGCCGTTATTTTTCACTTATTTAGTTCTCGATGGTATTTTCCGCCAAGACAAAGAACAAGTTAAAAAATATCAAGAACTGTTAGGAGCATTACTGGTAGAAAGGGATGGCTTGCAGTTGTTACCAGAAGTGTATTATGTGCCAGAAGAAAATATCGAAGCTGAGAAATTAAACCCCCACTCACAGACAAGATTACCAAATGAAAATATTCCCTTAGTTTGGGCGCAGAGTTTATATTTTCTGGGTCAAATGTTGAGTGAAGAGTTAATAGCGGTAGGTGATATTGATCCTTTGGGTAGACATTTGCGTGTGGGTAAAAATCGGGAAGCAATGGTGCAAATTGCTTTATTAGCAGAAGATGAGGACTTACAAGCGCAATTAGAAGTACATGGAATTGAAAGCCAAACACCCAACCAAGTAGAACCAATTCAAGTTAGACAAGCTGGAGAACTATCACAAATTTATACTCAAATTGGGCGGAATGATAAATTAGGTTTAACAGGTCGTCCAGTGCGTAGGTTGCGGAGTTTAACGACATCACGAATTTACCGGATTCAAGAGCAAACAGTTGCATTTTTACCTGCTTTTTTAGATTCACAACAGTTCTATTTAACCCTGGACTACCATTTTTTACGGGATCAAATTAGAGGTGAACTGGCTTATATTCAAAAATGTTGGAGTGATTTAGGTCGTCCAACTTTGACTTTTATGATTACCCGCACAATGCTAGAAACAGGTTCGGAAGCATTATTAGAATTAATGCAAGAACTCAAAGATGGTGTATGTGGTGGTGTGCAAGTAAAATTAGGGCGATTAAATCAATTAATGTTGACAGCCGCCATTCAAAGAATTGATTTTATCCCAGATATAGAATTATTTTGTCCTCCAGTTAAAAATGCGAGACTACGTTGTTATTACCTGATTTCTCATCCTGAGAAAAATTGGCGGTTGGGGCATACTCAAGAATTTCAAATGGAATGTGAAACTAACTTAGATTTGTTACTAAGTTATTTGCGTCCTTCAGAAAATATCTATGAACAAATTGAATTACTGCAAACTTTAAGCCGTTTAAAGGGTTTAGAATTTGATACTGGTTATGGTGAAGAAGGTTATCGAGTCACAGTAGGGGATTTACTGGATGAAGTTTACACCAAAGCAGGTTATTTAGGCTTGTGGGCGGTGGTGCGTCGCGCTGCGGCTTTACGCCAAATGGTGGATATTGGTTTATCAGATGCGGTGACAAGTATTTTGGTGCGTGGTAAACAAATTGCGGTGGGTAGGGCTTATAGCGAAGCTTCGCTGATGGTTGTACCCATGTCTCATCATGAAATTGCGGAGAAGATTAATAATTTCTGTCGGGAGGATATACGCGATCGCGTTTTGACCCAAGAAATTATAATTTATTTAGGTGTGTTAATCAAATCAGAACCAGAACTATTTAAAGGACTGTTGACGCTAAGAGTCGGCTATCTAATTTTGTTAATTACTAGCGAATTAGCTCAAGAATTGGGCGTTACTCAAGACGAAGCTTATGATTATTTAATGCAGCTTTCACCTTATGAAGTGAAAATGCGCTTGGAAAAAGTATTAACCAGCTATAGTGGGGTGACAGGATTATTACGTCAACAAGAATCACTTCATATCAAACAAAAAGAAAGTGATATTGCTTGGGTAGTTCAACCTACAATTAGCGAAGAGATTGAAGTTGAGCCAGAAAATTGGCGCAGATTTCGTCAATCTGAAGGGGCAATAAATCGAGTTCCTAAAGACTTTTTTAAACAAGTTTGGTTATTAATGCACCATTGTAAAGGCTTGGTGATTGGCGATAAGTTAGAAAGACGCAATCGCTTAGAAGGTGAGTTGATGATTTCGGAAATGACAGCAGGGGAAAGAAACTTTGCTTTGAAAATTGAACATTTACTGAATAAAATCGAAGCGCCAGAATATCGCCAAGTTAATGTAGAAGCATTAATGGAATTAGCAGCAATAGCCGCTAATAACCCTAAATTGCAAATTGAAGAATATATAGTTTTAGATGTGTTAATTGGTCACGCAGTGCGGTTAGCATGGTTAGAAAATCATCCAGAACGGGGCGATCGCTATGATGAAGATAAAGGTTTAGCATGGCCACATTTTTACAATACTTCACCCAGTGATTGCGCTAGTTATATTTTGAAAGCGTTGAGGTTCTTGACAGAATTTGAGAGAGATTTTTAA
- the dmeF gene encoding CDF family Co(II)/Ni(II) efflux transporter DmeF: MHIHTLEQWQHSHDFSVNQNQAERNTKIVMLLTALTMVAEIVAGAIFGSMALLADGWHMATHVVAFGITIFAYQYARNNTNNPKYTFGTGKVSVLGGFASAVALAVIAFVMGLESLGRFFQPQTIQFNEAIGVAIIGLVVNIASAFLLQDHHHHDDADDHHHHDHQDHNLRAAYIHVLADALTSVFAIIALFAGKFLGWVWMDAAMGFVGAAVIAKWSYGLVRDTGFILLDGTVDKQTKLAIVNTIEEDADNRITDLHIWYVGQHHLAATISLVTHYPQTPEYYKNLLKDIPSLAHVSIEVNHCHGEPCVNIHVV; encoded by the coding sequence GTGCATATACATACCCTTGAACAATGGCAACATTCTCACGACTTTTCTGTTAACCAAAATCAAGCAGAAAGAAATACCAAAATAGTGATGCTGCTGACGGCATTAACGATGGTTGCAGAAATTGTCGCTGGTGCAATTTTTGGTTCTATGGCTTTGCTTGCTGATGGTTGGCACATGGCCACCCATGTTGTGGCCTTTGGAATTACGATTTTTGCCTATCAATATGCGCGAAATAATACTAATAATCCTAAATATACCTTTGGCACAGGAAAAGTCAGCGTCCTGGGAGGTTTCGCTAGTGCTGTTGCACTTGCTGTCATAGCTTTTGTGATGGGACTTGAATCACTAGGGCGTTTTTTTCAACCGCAAACTATTCAATTTAACGAAGCAATTGGTGTGGCTATAATTGGCTTAGTTGTTAATATAGCCAGTGCTTTTTTATTGCAAGATCATCATCACCATGACGATGCAGATGATCACCATCATCATGATCATCAAGATCATAACCTGCGTGCGGCTTACATTCACGTTTTAGCAGATGCACTAACTTCTGTTTTTGCCATTATTGCTTTATTTGCTGGTAAGTTTTTAGGTTGGGTTTGGATGGATGCAGCAATGGGATTTGTTGGTGCTGCTGTAATTGCCAAATGGTCTTATGGTTTGGTGCGTGATACTGGTTTTATTTTACTAGATGGAACAGTTGATAAACAAACAAAGTTAGCTATTGTTAATACCATTGAAGAAGACGCTGATAATCGCATTACAGATTTGCATATTTGGTATGTTGGGCAGCATCATTTAGCAGCTACAATTTCCTTGGTTACTCATTACCCGCAAACACCAGAATATTATAAAAATCTGCTGAAAGATATTCCATCTCTTGCTCATGTATCCATTGAAGTTAATCATTGCCACGGTGAACCTTGTGTAAATATACACGTGGTCTAA
- a CDS encoding Uma2 family endonuclease: MLIANTNPPIITPEMTKTHFTPDEYREMEETAEERHEYRNGEIIIMPGGSEIHSAIASNILIYLGFSLRDTNFRFYGGDLRVWIPNFNHGTYADVLVINGEPEFNNNRTDEILNPLLIIEVLSPSTEGYDRGDKFRKYRSLPSFCEYVLVSQTESYIEQYYKQDDKNNNLWQLQVYDQIDKSVFLHTLNVELPMNEIYRRVKFSG; this comes from the coding sequence ATGCTTATTGCTAATACCAACCCGCCGATTATTACTCCAGAAATGACAAAAACTCACTTTACTCCAGATGAGTATAGAGAGATGGAGGAAACTGCCGAAGAACGTCACGAATACCGCAACGGAGAGATTATTATTATGCCTGGAGGGTCAGAAATTCATAGTGCGATCGCTAGTAATATTTTAATTTATTTAGGATTTTCACTCAGAGATACTAATTTTCGTTTTTATGGTGGTGATTTGCGGGTTTGGATTCCTAATTTTAATCATGGAACTTATGCTGATGTGCTGGTGATTAATGGTGAACCGGAATTTAATAATAATCGCACGGATGAAATTCTCAATCCTCTCCTAATTATTGAAGTTCTGTCACCTTCAACAGAAGGTTATGATAGAGGAGATAAATTCAGAAAATATCGCTCTCTTCCTAGCTTTTGTGAATATGTGCTGGTAAGTCAAACTGAATCTTATATTGAGCAGTATTATAAACAGGATGATAAAAATAATAATCTTTGGCAATTGCAAGTTTATGATCAGATTGATAAATCAGTTTTTCTACATACTTTAAATGTAGAACTTCCCATGAATGAAATTTATCGACGGGTTAAATTTTCAGGTTGA